In the Candidatus Anaeroferrophillus wilburensis genome, GGTCGTCTTACCATGGTCTACATGGCCTATCGTCCCCACATTCACGTGCGGCTTCGTCCGCTCATACTTCGCTTTTGCCATCGCTTCTCCTCCCCTGCAGCCTCAATCCAGCCAAATTAAATCGTTTTCCATCACCTGCATCGCGCCATGGAATGCAGATCAACCCCATACCCACAGCAGCAAAAAAAAGAAAGCCAGCCATACCACCTCATACGGCTGGAACAAGAACCGGTTAAAGAATCCAACTGGAGCCCACGATCGGGATTGAACCGATGACCTCTTCCTTACCAAGGAAGTGCTCCACCACTGAGCTACGTGGGCAACAAGACTCCAACAATCTCCAGTCCCCGAAAATAGATGGAGCGGGAAACGGGACTCGAACCCGCGACCCTCAGCTTGGAAGGCTGACGCTCTAGCCAACTGAGCTACTCCCGCACATACTATACAAAACTGGTGGAGAGGGGAGGATTTGAACCTCCGAAGGCTCGGCCGGCAGATTTACAGTCTGCTCCCTTTGACCACTCGGGAACCTCTCCATAATCAACAAACAATTATTACTATCACAAAGAACGCGTGGAGTAAACCCATCAAAATGGAGCTGGCGATGGGACTCGAACCCGCAACCTGCTGATTACAAGTCAGCTGCTCTACCAGTTGAGCTACGCCAGCTTAGCCCTGAGGCACAAAGATCGAACAGCGATCAGCCACAGATCGGCGGCCCACCATACAGGCAAACTCACCGCGACATACCTGCCGATCAACATGCCAGCCAATCTCAAGATCCTGAAATTGCTGCGCAAAAAAAAGCATATTAGATCGCTGATGGCCAATAAAAGCTGATATATCAGCAACATGGAGACCAAAAGACACAGCTGTCCGCTTTCCCTGGCGCAAACGGGATTGTTTGTCTAGCACACCTTTTCTCACCATGTCAACGACTTTTTCGCGAAATAAATAACTTTTTACCAACTCTCCAAATGCCTGATGATAGGGTCCGGCAACCACGTTACCCGGCCTATCCAAGCCACCGGAAGGGTGCAACCCCATCCGGACCACCGGGATGTCTGCCGCTCGGCATAAGCATAACGCGTCGGCGCACCAGGAAACCGCTTCCGGGAGGGGCAAGGGAGTGTAGCCTGGCTCATGCCAGCAGGTCGCCCATCTGGTTCCGGCAAGTACTAGGGCAGGATACAACCTGATAAAAGCGGGCCGTAAGCCAATGACGGTTTCAAGCGTGGCAAAAAAACTGGCGCGGTGCTGGAGCGGCAAGCCCACCATCAGCTGGATGCCGACGGTAAAATCATATTCCTGTAAAAGCTTGACCGCAGCGATGGCCGCAGCAGCATTATGCCCCCGGTTGCTGGCTGCCAGCACCTGGTCGTCAAGTGATTGGACCCCCAGTTCAACGATATCAACCCCGTATCGCTGCAGATGCTCTACACAAACCTTCTCCAGAGCATCAGGACGGGTAGAGAGGCGCACCCGCTGAACCGTACCCTGCTGCAGATAACGCCAAGCCTGAAGCAGGTATTCCTGCTGCTGCTGGAGGGGTAATGAGGTAAATGAGCCACCATAGAAAGCAAGCTGCACCTGACGTTTGGTTGTTCCGCCCCATGATTGGCAATAAGCGGCAACCACCTCCTCCAGGGTACCCTGACCACCCTCCTCCGAGCCGACAATCACCTGCTGATTACAGAAAATACAGCGCCGGGGACAGCCGGCCTGATTAAGAAAGTAGGGGATAATCAAAGGGTTTGCCGGCATGGGCCAACCTCGCTGGGACAATTTCCCGGCTTGCAAAAACGCCGGGAGCAGGAAAAGGCCTACCCTCTTGCCGGGCCGGAAAGGATATCAGGATGCCGGGTCAAAAACGCCAGCGCTTCCTTTGATGCCATCTGTTCAGCCTTTTTTTTGCTGGCTCCGCGGCCGGCGCCCAGAAGGCAACTCTCGGCAACGACTTCCACCTGGAAAATCCGGCGATGCTCAGGCCCTTCTACTGCTACCAACCGATAGAGAGGCAGCTCATGCCCTTGCTGCTGAAGCTGCTCCTTCAGACGGGATTTATAATCATGGGCAGGGTCGGCACATTTCTCACCGGCCAGGAAGCCGGCAAACTGCACCGCCACGAAACGGCGGGCCGCGGCCACGCCTCCGTCAAGATAGATGGCCGCCAGCAAGGCTTCAAAGACATCGGCAAGAATAGAATCTTTCTGCCTGCCGCCCTGTTTCAATTCTCCCCTACCAAACCTGACATGGACCCCCAGGTCAAGCCGTCGGGCCATGAGTGCCAGCTGATGTTCATTTTCCCAGGAAGCTCTCATCTTGGACATGCTCCCCTCCGGCTCGGAGGGAAAAGCCTCATAGATCATTTCACTATGCAGGTACTTGAGAATCGCATCACCAAGAAACTCCAGCCTTTCATAGCTGGAGTTGTGACTCATTTCTTGCTGTTCATTGCAGAAAGAACGATGGGTAAGAGCCTGAACGAGAAGAGAAGCATCGGCAAACCGGTAGCCAATCGACTCCTGGAGGTCGGTCAGCGCCTTGCTTTCAGACGGTTGTTTCATGTAAAAAACGGGTTGGTCAGCTTCTCCCGACCTACGGTTGTCGCCGGCCCATGACCGGGATAGATGACCGTCTCATTATCGAGGGTAAAAACTTTCTCCCGCACCGAAGAAAGAAGAACCTGGTAATCACCACCGGGAAAGTCAGTTCTGCCGATGGAGCCGGCAAAAATCAGGTCGCCGACAAACACGGCGCCGCTCGTTGCCAGGCAGATGGAACCAAGAGAATGGCCGGGAGTTTCAAAGACCTCCAACGTCACCGAGTCTCCCACTATCACCTGGTCACCCTCTTGCAGGAAACGGTCAGCGGCAGGAGAGTCTTCCGCCTGCATGCCCCAAATGGCAGCCCGGGAAGAGATGTTAACGATCTCTGCGGCCGCCTTTTCATGGGCCAGCAGCTTGGCCCCGGTCACCTCTTTGAGGCGCTTATTACCCCCCACATGATCAAAATGTTCATGAGTATTAATAATATATTGCACGGTCAGTTTATGGCCTGCCAAAGCGGCAAGAATGGCATCAACATTATCACCCGGGTCGATAACTGCCGCCTTTTTACTCTGTTCACAACCAACAATATAACAATTTACCTGGAGGGGACCAACAACTACGGTTTCAAGAATCATACCAGCTACTCCTTGTTCACAATCCTGCCAGGTCGAAACTGCCGACACCGGAGAAACAATGACTAACATTACAGACGGCCGAAAACTGCCCTTCACATTTAAGAACCGTCCCAGGAAAAACGTAATTTTTAATATGTCCCGGCTAAAAAAGCAAGGGATTTTGCCGTCACGCCCCACAGCTTTGATGATAGAGATGGACCAGAACGTCGGTTGACGTTTCCTGGGCCATGAATGACCAGGGCAGGGAAACGTTAAGCGGACGGGCAGCGAAAAGAGAGGGATTCGTTTTGACCGCCTCCCGGATCATCCGACGTCTGGAGTCGGGCTGTCCGGCCAAGCGTTGCAACAGGGAACCTATTTCCCGGTCTCCTCTGCTGATCATTGCTTGCCAGGCGGCATCCAAGACGTTTTCCATCTCAACACTCACATTGCCTAACCGTCGCAATGCCCCGGCAAGATAGTGCTGCTTCCAACGCAATCGGGCCAGATCGTCAAACGGCGCCCATTGCAGCGGTGTGTGGGGCTTGGGAATAAAAGGATTGATGCTGACGCTCAGCCGGATACTCTTCTGCCTTGACCGGCGGCTGTCCAGCATGGTTTTTCTAATCAAGTCGACCAAGGTGACAATCGCCTCAAGGTCATTATCGGTTTCCGACGGCAGGCCGATAAGGAAATAGAGCTTCACCTGATAAATCCCGTTTTCGGCAGCCAGGCGGGTTCCCGCGACTATCTGCTCCTCATGCAACTGTTTATGTATCATCTGCCTCAGCCGCTGGGAGCCGGCTTCGGGAGCCACAGCAACACTTCTCACCCCGCCGGCCTGCAGCAACTCAAGCAGTTCCTTATCAAGGGTGTCAAGTCTTAGGGATGAAGGACTGAATGTTGCTTTTTTCTCCACCAACCAGGAACACAATTGTTTCAGCTGAGGATAATCTCCAAGAGCCGAACCAACAAGACCAAAATGCCCATGGCCATCATCCATGGCGGCAGAGAATACTTCCTGGAGCCGCGCCAGTGAACGGTTCCGGAAGGGTCGATACACAAATCCAGCTGCACAGAAGCGGCAGCCTCGGGGACAGCCACGATTTATTTCCAGCAGGCATGAGGCAGACAGCGGTGAGGTGCCTGCCAAGGTGCTGACCGCAGATACGGGAACAAACCGGTCCACATCTCGGCACTTGGCAACCGACACCGGAGCGGGAGGACATCCCTTCCCTGAACCCGTCTGGTCGGGAACAAACACGCCCTCAACCCCGGCCAGCAGGGACAGCACTTCTTCTTTGTCTGCCTGCTGATTGGCCAGCAGCTGATCCATCACCTGCAAAACCTGAGTTTCCCCCTCCCCCAGGAGAAACGCATCAACAATATCGGCCAGCGGCAACGGGTTGATAAAAGTGGCCACCCCCCCTGCCAGAACCAGGGGATCACCAGCACGACGCTTGGCAGCAGTTACCGCCAAGCCGGCCCGTTGCAGCATTTCAACCACATGGAGATAATCCTTTTCAAAAGATACGGAAAAAACAATAACCTTCGCATCCCGTACCAGCCGCCTGGTTTCCAGGGTTTCCAGGGGAGCAGCCGCTTTTGATTGCCGGTTGTGGGAAAGAAAAAACCGCTCGGCAACCACCCGGGGATGCGCATTCAGCAGAGAGTAGATGGAGAGAAACCCCAGGTTTCCCATACCCACCTGATAGGTATTGGGATACCCCAGGGCCACCGGATAGCGGCCGCCCCATTCTTTAATAATGGCACCCCGTTCAGGCAAAGGGCGGCGGCCGGAGGGAAAAGATGCCGGCTTCACCGCCCGCTCCCCGTCGCATTGCCGGCTAAACCCGACACCATCATACTTCCTCCACCACAGAAGGCAGCGGTCCAACCGCCGCGGCCAGCGCATCCAGCAATGTCTCCCGGCCAAGCCGCTTGGGTACCGAGTAGATGATCGGCCGGCTGACAACGCCTAACGTTTCAAGCTCCTGGCGCCACTGCCGCACCCGCAGAGCCCGTCGGGAGGCTTTAAACTTATCCGCCTTGGTAAGCACCAAAGTCATGGGCAGCTGATTGACAGCCAACCATTGCACCAGCTGCCGGTCCCCCTCGGTCAGATCCCGACGGATGTCCAGCAGCAGGACAACCAGACGCAAGTGAACTGCTTTATCAAGATACTCATGAACCAGGGGACCCCATGATGCCTTGGTATGCATATCAACGGCAGCATAACCATAGCCGGGCAGGTCAACGAGATAAAAAAGGTCATTGACGAGAAAAAAATTGATCATTTTCGTGTGCCCTGGACGAGCGCTGGTCCGGGCCAGAGCCCGCCGTTGCAGAAGCGAGTTGATCAGTGAGGACTTCCCCACATTGGAACGACCAGCAATGGCAATCTGGGGCAACGGGTCATCGGGGACCCCTGCCAGATCAACGGCACTGGTAAAAAACTCCACCGTCTTGATATGCACGAAAAACTCCTTATACTTTTCCCGGATAAAGGTCACGGTTGCAGAATAGTTAGGGGATATGTTATACAGTGACCGGACAAAAAGTCAATGGAGACTCTTGTTCCGACACAACAACAGGGGTTGCGAAACAACCTGACAGCTGCTGCATAGGTTTCATCCAACGCAACTGTCCAGCATCGGCCAAGGCGGCAGACACGGTCTCCTTAACAACTGATTCTTTGCCTGTTCAGCATAACAAAAAACCGTCAAAACGTTGACCGCGACCATTTAAGGACACCATGCATTACGAAGGCAACATCATCAGGCCTCCCAGCGAGGCCCGCAGCATCATTCTTCAGGCAACGATAGGCTGCTCCCACAATCGCTGCACATTCTGCCCCACCTATACCGGAGTTCGCTTTCGCATCAAGGACGAGGAAACCCTGCTGGCGGACATCCGTTACGCAAACCATGCCTTTCCCCAAGCCCGGCGGTTGTTCATCACCGATGGCGACGCCCTGATTATCCCCTTTCCCCGTCTGCTGACTCTCCTGCAGACGATCAACCGGGAACTGCCGCGGCTCACCAGAATCGGCATTTATGCTTCGGCCAAATCGCTGCGCAAAAAGAGTCCGGCTGAACTGGAGGCCCTGCGGCAGGAAAAACTGGGCATTATCTATTATGGCCTTGAAAGTGGTGACGACCAGACCCTGGCAGCAATTGACAAAGGGACCACAGCCGCCGAGACACTCCAGCTATGCCGCATGGCCCAGGATGCCGGCATGAAGCTGTCAACAACCGTAATGATCGGCATTGCCGGCAGCCAACGATCCTTGATCCATGCCCGACTGACCGGCGAGCTTTTAAGTGCCATTGACCCCGCCTATGTGGGCGCCCTGGTAACCATGATTGTCCCGGGTACCCGTTTGGCCCAAGAGGCCGAACAAGGACTCTTCATCCTGCCGGATAAGCGTGGCCTGCTGCTGGAGCTGCGTGAGATGATTGCCGCCACCCACCTGACCCGGGGGATGTTTATGGCCAACCATGCCTCCAACTACCTGCCGATTAAAATCCACTCACCCAAGGACCGTGAAGCAGCGCTGACCATGATCGACAAGGCACTGGATGGCAGCCTGCCCCTGCGGCAGGAATGGATGCGCGGCCTCTAACCCCGTTTTTTGAGACGAGCAAACATGCAAAAACA is a window encoding:
- a CDS encoding radical SAM protein; this encodes MPANPLIIPYFLNQAGCPRRCIFCNQQVIVGSEEGGQGTLEEVVAAYCQSWGGTTKRQVQLAFYGGSFTSLPLQQQQEYLLQAWRYLQQGTVQRVRLSTRPDALEKVCVEHLQRYGVDIVELGVQSLDDQVLAASNRGHNAAAAIAAVKLLQEYDFTVGIQLMVGLPLQHRASFFATLETVIGLRPAFIRLYPALVLAGTRWATCWHEPGYTPLPLPEAVSWCADALCLCRAADIPVVRMGLHPSGGLDRPGNVVAGPYHQAFGELVKSYLFREKVVDMVRKGVLDKQSRLRQGKRTAVSFGLHVADISAFIGHQRSNMLFFAQQFQDLEIGWHVDRQVCRGEFACMVGRRSVADRCSIFVPQG
- the rnc gene encoding ribonuclease III, which translates into the protein MKQPSESKALTDLQESIGYRFADASLLVQALTHRSFCNEQQEMSHNSSYERLEFLGDAILKYLHSEMIYEAFPSEPEGSMSKMRASWENEHQLALMARRLDLGVHVRFGRGELKQGGRQKDSILADVFEALLAAIYLDGGVAAARRFVAVQFAGFLAGEKCADPAHDYKSRLKEQLQQQGHELPLYRLVAVEGPEHRRIFQVEVVAESCLLGAGRGASKKKAEQMASKEALAFLTRHPDILSGPARG
- a CDS encoding MBL fold metallo-hydrolase, encoding MILETVVVGPLQVNCYIVGCEQSKKAAVIDPGDNVDAILAALAGHKLTVQYIINTHEHFDHVGGNKRLKEVTGAKLLAHEKAAAEIVNISSRAAIWGMQAEDSPAADRFLQEGDQVIVGDSVTLEVFETPGHSLGSICLATSGAVFVGDLIFAGSIGRTDFPGGDYQVLLSSVREKVFTLDNETVIYPGHGPATTVGREKLTNPFFT
- a CDS encoding radical SAM protein, with product MKPASFPSGRRPLPERGAIIKEWGGRYPVALGYPNTYQVGMGNLGFLSIYSLLNAHPRVVAERFFLSHNRQSKAAAPLETLETRRLVRDAKVIVFSVSFEKDYLHVVEMLQRAGLAVTAAKRRAGDPLVLAGGVATFINPLPLADIVDAFLLGEGETQVLQVMDQLLANQQADKEEVLSLLAGVEGVFVPDQTGSGKGCPPAPVSVAKCRDVDRFVPVSAVSTLAGTSPLSASCLLEINRGCPRGCRFCAAGFVYRPFRNRSLARLQEVFSAAMDDGHGHFGLVGSALGDYPQLKQLCSWLVEKKATFSPSSLRLDTLDKELLELLQAGGVRSVAVAPEAGSQRLRQMIHKQLHEEQIVAGTRLAAENGIYQVKLYFLIGLPSETDNDLEAIVTLVDLIRKTMLDSRRSRQKSIRLSVSINPFIPKPHTPLQWAPFDDLARLRWKQHYLAGALRRLGNVSVEMENVLDAAWQAMISRGDREIGSLLQRLAGQPDSRRRMIREAVKTNPSLFAARPLNVSLPWSFMAQETSTDVLVHLYHQSCGA
- a CDS encoding YihA family ribosome biogenesis GTP-binding protein — protein: MHIKTVEFFTSAVDLAGVPDDPLPQIAIAGRSNVGKSSLINSLLQRRALARTSARPGHTKMINFFLVNDLFYLVDLPGYGYAAVDMHTKASWGPLVHEYLDKAVHLRLVVLLLDIRRDLTEGDRQLVQWLAVNQLPMTLVLTKADKFKASRRALRVRQWRQELETLGVVSRPIIYSVPKRLGRETLLDALAAAVGPLPSVVEEV
- a CDS encoding radical SAM protein codes for the protein MHYEGNIIRPPSEARSIILQATIGCSHNRCTFCPTYTGVRFRIKDEETLLADIRYANHAFPQARRLFITDGDALIIPFPRLLTLLQTINRELPRLTRIGIYASAKSLRKKSPAELEALRQEKLGIIYYGLESGDDQTLAAIDKGTTAAETLQLCRMAQDAGMKLSTTVMIGIAGSQRSLIHARLTGELLSAIDPAYVGALVTMIVPGTRLAQEAEQGLFILPDKRGLLLELREMIAATHLTRGMFMANHASNYLPIKIHSPKDREAALTMIDKALDGSLPLRQEWMRGL